A window from Sphingobacterium hotanense encodes these proteins:
- the lnt gene encoding apolipoprotein N-acyltransferase, with product MKSNYLLALLSAFLLWLAWPPIPYTAILLLVAFVPLLIAVEQTIRGDYKNKGRKVFALAFLTGVVWNTASIYWVYNAMNAFLDAMPSLLISLIPYTLAPLLMGLAFRLYYQMRKRNSILISFMGLISFWVAYEYLHQSWELSFPWMTLGNGFANSHQLVQWYSITGVYGGTLWIWLVNIALFLFIWQKRNKIEAYSNKILMGAVAGLILIPSIASLIWYSQYEEHVNPSEIVTVQPNIDPFGKWGPITPEDQLNVLTNLSQKVAKLNTEFFIWPETAISDRNGINEEEFREYPQYQKVLQFLEPYHNGNVLSGIESYVLYADQRTPTAKPIGNMFYDSFNAGVLVDGSSKLQFYHKSKLVPGAELMPFGKALSLLKPFFAHFGGTTGGYGSQDKPSVFYSASGIGAAPVICYESIWGNYVAEYVKMGAQFIAVITNDGWWGDTSGKDQHLQYAKLRAIENRRWVVRSANTGISAFINQRGDIVQKSSWWVPTALSQEINLNENLTFYTRSGDLIVYICLLTGLISIGLIFVRKRN from the coding sequence ATGAAATCAAACTATCTGTTAGCTTTATTATCAGCTTTCCTTTTGTGGCTGGCTTGGCCGCCCATCCCCTACACAGCGATCCTTCTTTTGGTTGCCTTTGTCCCTCTACTTATCGCGGTGGAACAAACCATTCGTGGCGATTACAAAAACAAAGGTCGCAAGGTATTTGCATTAGCCTTCCTAACGGGAGTGGTTTGGAACACTGCTTCCATTTACTGGGTCTATAATGCCATGAACGCTTTTTTGGATGCCATGCCTTCCTTGCTGATATCCCTCATCCCTTACACTCTTGCACCCTTACTTATGGGGCTTGCCTTCCGACTGTACTATCAAATGCGGAAAAGAAACAGCATCCTCATCAGTTTTATGGGCTTAATCTCTTTTTGGGTAGCCTATGAATATCTACACCAGTCTTGGGAGCTTTCATTCCCTTGGATGACCCTAGGCAACGGATTTGCGAATAGCCACCAACTAGTACAGTGGTATAGCATCACCGGTGTTTATGGCGGTACGCTTTGGATTTGGTTGGTAAATATTGCGCTCTTCCTGTTCATCTGGCAGAAGCGAAATAAAATAGAAGCCTACAGCAACAAGATTCTAATGGGAGCTGTGGCAGGTTTAATCCTAATCCCTTCTATAGCCTCCCTGATTTGGTACAGTCAGTACGAAGAGCATGTAAATCCATCCGAAATCGTCACGGTACAACCTAATATCGATCCCTTTGGAAAATGGGGACCAATAACGCCTGAAGATCAACTCAACGTTTTGACGAACCTTTCTCAGAAGGTCGCAAAACTAAATACTGAGTTTTTTATTTGGCCCGAAACGGCAATTTCCGACCGCAACGGCATTAACGAAGAGGAATTTAGAGAATATCCGCAATACCAAAAAGTACTGCAGTTCCTCGAGCCTTACCATAATGGAAATGTCCTGTCAGGTATCGAGAGCTATGTTCTATACGCCGATCAGCGTACGCCGACAGCAAAGCCTATCGGAAACATGTTTTACGACAGCTTCAATGCGGGAGTACTGGTCGATGGTAGTAGCAAGCTACAATTCTACCACAAATCTAAGCTCGTGCCAGGAGCCGAGCTGATGCCTTTTGGCAAGGCTTTAAGTCTCCTTAAGCCTTTTTTTGCACACTTTGGCGGAACGACGGGCGGTTATGGTAGCCAAGACAAGCCGAGCGTATTCTACTCCGCAAGTGGTATAGGCGCAGCACCGGTAATTTGCTATGAGTCGATCTGGGGCAATTACGTTGCTGAGTATGTCAAAATGGGGGCTCAATTTATTGCCGTCATCACTAATGATGGTTGGTGGGGCGACACCTCAGGGAAAGATCAGCACCTGCAATATGCGAAATTACGCGCGATTGAGAACCGTAGATGGGTAGTGCGTTCAGCAAATACCGGTATCTCGGCCTTTATCAACCAGCGAGGTGATATCGTGCAGAAATCATCTTGGTGGGTTCCAACGGCTCTATCCCAAGAAATCAACTTGAACGAAAACCTTACATTTTACACGCGTTCGGGCGACTTAATCGTCTACATCTGTTTGTTAACAGGTTTGATATCAATTGGTTTAATATTTGTCAGAAAACGAAATTAA
- a CDS encoding PH domain-containing protein, translating into MENYQIDKYIQDGQDPKVVEKIHGKILDMLTPGESINYIALQKKPAVTLLPDSITVSNKRLFLCEFTKLGLATNFEIFAWQEVKDIAFKEEIFGSKVTVIPFTGENLTIDYIPKTQARKLYQLIKAALDNLQNQKQEPKESKIVIENKPVYGTPTPTPKPELEKPVVAPATEVTKPSVEEEKREERPITAPSLNDTFQRQDQRQSGFQSPSTPPSSYAAAAPKAEEDDEITLKLKKLKTLYDKQLITQAEYETKKAEILSTL; encoded by the coding sequence ATGGAAAATTACCAAATTGATAAGTACATACAAGACGGCCAAGATCCGAAAGTTGTAGAAAAGATTCATGGGAAGATTCTCGACATGCTTACGCCTGGCGAATCGATCAATTATATTGCATTACAAAAGAAACCTGCTGTTACTTTATTGCCTGATAGCATTACAGTAAGCAATAAACGCCTTTTCCTTTGCGAATTCACGAAGCTAGGTTTAGCAACAAACTTCGAAATCTTCGCATGGCAAGAAGTGAAAGATATCGCCTTTAAGGAAGAAATATTCGGATCTAAAGTAACGGTGATCCCATTTACTGGAGAAAACCTGACCATTGACTACATTCCGAAAACACAGGCTCGTAAATTATACCAGCTTATCAAAGCAGCATTAGACAACCTTCAAAATCAAAAGCAAGAGCCAAAAGAAAGCAAGATTGTTATTGAAAACAAACCTGTATATGGTACTCCTACTCCAACGCCTAAGCCTGAGCTGGAAAAACCTGTCGTGGCTCCGGCAACCGAAGTGACTAAACCTAGCGTAGAAGAAGAAAAAAGAGAGGAAAGGCCAATTACGGCTCCTTCCCTGAACGATACATTCCAAAGACAGGATCAGCGCCAAAGCGGCTTTCAATCGCCATCCACTCCCCCTTCCTCATACGCTGCAGCAGCACCAAAGGCAGAAGAGGACGATGAAATCACGCTGAAACTGAAAAAGCTAAAAACGCTATACGACAAGCAACTGATCACACAAGCAGAATACGAAACCAAAAAAGCTGAGATCTTAAGCACACTATAA